One window of the Trypanosoma brucei gambiense DAL972 chromosome 3, complete sequence genome contains the following:
- a CDS encoding exonuclease, putative, translating to MVSCKATPERASASSNGVQPQAFHTDKCYDAGDITCKKMAKNEGDGGLSQRKNKPRGRPQPFSHLLVCDFEATCDADSAGLYPHEIIEFPVVCIDTAQLAVVAEFHSYVHPVRRPKLTAFCKELTGITQSVVDDAPTLPEVIQKFGQWVREVVYPLCKMWKQQYPPSQLASNCLGDLEKKFKYDEKDNKEWVGCERMVCFTTDGPWDMRKFMHECSVVRDGHIFPPLFYRWVDVRKCFKQHFNKWPRKLVDMLRTLRLDFEGKQHSGIDDSRNIARILIELMRRGFFVRRVSTIEYKCPMDVGGVILTQEMRELCDEENAKAKQRHLRE from the coding sequence ATGGTTTCTTGCAAGGCAACACCGGAAAGAGCCAGTGCCAGCAGTAACGGCGTGCAACCTCAAGCGTTTCATACTGACAAATGTTATGACGCTGGAGATATAACTTGCAAGAAGATGGCTAAGAATGAAGGCGATGGAGGTCTATcacaaagaaagaataaaCCGCGTGGTCGTCCGCAACCTTTTTCACATTTACTTGTGTGTGACTTCGAGGCGACGTGTGACGCTGATAGTGCCGGACTGTACCCACATGAGATCATTGAGTTTCCTGTAGTGTGCATTGACACCGCACAACTTGCTGTTGTAGCTGAGTTTCACTCTTATGTTCACCCAGTGCGCCGTCCGAAACTCACCGCTTTTTGTAAGGAGCTGACTGGCATCACCCAATCGGTAGTTGATGACGCACCAACTCTGCCGGAGGTGATTCAAAAATTTGGTCAATGGGTTCGTGAAGTGGTGTATCCTCTTTGTAAAATGTGGAAACAACAGTATCCTCCTTCTCAGCTGGCAAGCAACTGTCTGGGTgatttggaaaaaaaattcaaatatGACGAGAAAGACAATAAAGAGTGGGTAGGTTGCGAACGCATGGTTTGCTTCACCACCGACGGTCCGTGGGATATGCGTAAATTCATGCATGAATGCAGCGTGGTCCGCGATGGCCACATTTTTCCGCCGCTTTTCTACCGCTGGGTGGACGTGCGTAAGTGCTTCAAACAACACTTCAACAAGTGGCCGCGGAAACTGGTCGACATGTTGCGGACGTTGCGTCTCGATTTCGAGGGCAAACAACACAGTGGAATTGACGACTCCCGAAACATTGCGCGTATCCTCATCGAGTTGATGCGCCGCGGTTTCTTTGTGAGACGCGTTAGTACGATCGAATACAAATGTCCAATGGATGTTGGTGGAGTGATCCTTACACAAGAAATGCGGGAACTCTGTGatgaggaaaatgcaaaagcaaagcaacgACACCTTCGCGAGTAA